A genome region from Gardnerella vaginalis includes the following:
- a CDS encoding ABC transporter permease codes for MHTITLKRLPLENLKQKPLRTAALIVVSACLAAVFFGGSLISLNLSNGLSSMRARLGADIMVIPQNTYNRAEALLTNGGSSTFYFTNNIEDFVRKSKGVEKASVQTYISSLSAGCCAEKLQIIGFDPTSDFVIAPWIYSQHKSELKKGQMIAGANVLVSYQNTVRLYGHEWPIVAQLAKTGTSLDNSVFVNRDTIPAVVKYSSKVGHTAIPAKYARKAVSAVLVKVRKGFSAQNVAENIRKTSGIKSLGMVFPGGITEQTKKSLEVLNKAIFLGILAFWLVGMLILVCVFASSTSERKREFASLRILGANKSMLLKMVARESSAIGFCGGVIGVAFASLILFPYNVVISQQLQLPYLESNVWFVCALAAVSVAFSLASVLVTSAIIVGRIASREAYLTLRDGE; via the coding sequence ATGCACACTATTACATTAAAGCGATTGCCGCTAGAAAACCTAAAGCAAAAGCCGCTTAGAACCGCCGCGTTAATCGTGGTTTCCGCATGCTTAGCTGCAGTGTTTTTTGGCGGCTCGCTAATCTCACTTAATCTTTCTAATGGTTTAAGTAGTATGCGCGCTCGTCTTGGCGCGGATATTATGGTTATTCCGCAAAACACTTACAATCGCGCGGAAGCGTTGCTAACTAATGGCGGATCTAGCACGTTTTACTTTACAAACAATATTGAGGATTTTGTACGAAAGTCAAAAGGCGTTGAAAAAGCAAGCGTACAGACTTACATATCTTCTCTATCGGCTGGATGCTGTGCGGAAAAGTTGCAAATCATAGGTTTTGACCCTACTAGTGACTTTGTAATCGCTCCATGGATTTATTCACAGCACAAAAGCGAGCTTAAAAAAGGTCAGATGATTGCGGGCGCAAATGTGCTTGTGTCTTACCAAAACACAGTTCGCTTGTATGGGCATGAATGGCCGATTGTTGCGCAACTTGCTAAAACAGGCACTAGCTTAGACAACTCAGTGTTTGTAAACAGAGATACGATTCCAGCGGTTGTTAAATATTCGTCGAAAGTTGGACACACTGCGATTCCTGCAAAATATGCACGCAAGGCTGTTAGTGCGGTTCTTGTAAAAGTGCGTAAGGGTTTTAGTGCGCAAAACGTTGCGGAAAATATTCGTAAAACTAGCGGAATTAAAAGTCTTGGAATGGTGTTTCCAGGAGGAATTACCGAGCAGACTAAAAAGAGTTTAGAAGTGCTAAACAAGGCGATTTTTCTTGGCATTCTTGCGTTTTGGCTTGTGGGAATGCTGATTCTTGTGTGCGTTTTTGCATCTTCTACTTCGGAGCGCAAAAGAGAATTTGCTTCTCTTAGGATTTTGGGCGCCAATAAGAGCATGCTTCTAAAGATGGTCGCGCGTGAATCGTCGGCGATTGGTTTTTGTGGAGGCGTGATTGGCGTTGCTTTTGCTTCGCTTATTTTGTTCCCATATAATGTTGTTATTTCTCAACAGTTGCAATTGCCGTACTTGGAGTCGAATGTTTGGTTTGTGTGCGCGCTTGCGGCAGTTTCCGTAGCGTTTTCGCTCGCTAGTGTTTTGGTAACTTCTGCGATTATTGTGGGGCGAATCGCAAGCAGGGAAGCGTATTTGACTTTAAGAGATGGCGAATAA
- a CDS encoding DUF4418 family protein: protein MKNKLFASLHAIIFGILIAIAPLTFAKPCSTGGMHKMAKMSKMPMMMQPMACYYTSRVAIGIGVVIAILGIIALFVKEHVRAGLNIAVIINSLFMIATTTFLIGVCKSPMMHCTSVMRPTLIVLSVLALVFASVSVYLDTKSAC, encoded by the coding sequence ATGAAGAACAAATTATTCGCATCGCTTCATGCAATTATTTTTGGAATTCTTATTGCTATAGCGCCATTGACATTTGCAAAACCATGCTCAACTGGAGGCATGCACAAAATGGCTAAAATGTCTAAAATGCCTATGATGATGCAACCTATGGCATGCTACTACACCAGCCGCGTGGCTATTGGAATTGGCGTAGTTATTGCAATTCTAGGTATTATTGCGCTATTTGTTAAAGAACACGTTCGCGCTGGCTTAAATATTGCTGTAATCATTAACTCTCTGTTTATGATCGCTACTACAACGTTCCTTATTGGTGTTTGCAAAAGCCCGATGATGCATTGCACATCTGTTATGCGCCCAACGTTAATTGTGCTATCTGTGCTCGCATTAGTGTTTGCATCTGTTAGCGTGTATCTTGACACTAAGTCTGCTTGCTAG
- a CDS encoding ATP-dependent helicase, giving the protein MSKYGYDFDLFGNPEDDSEQSNALINKDMTSEVSASTVAGDFSVQSSNSVQSSQTAQSSSAAQYAQTSAQSSDLPEINPQSLLEGLNPQQYKAVQYEGPALLIGAGAGSGKTRVLTRRIAWILANRKAWPSQILAITFTNKAAAEMRERLANLIGNNANSMWVSTFHSACVKILRAHGDSIGLKSGFSIYDSSDCERLVKIIESELNIDIKKFTPKLLLSKISDFKNNLVTWQENLKNCAPDYKLGASVSGASSFNAAGNADALYAAVYAEYQNRLNVSNAVDFDDLIMLTVRLLRQNPQVSAYYRRKFRYILVDEYQDTNHAQYVLIRELAGVDDAGVDDYSADLPDSSVSPDSTQLPQSSITVVGDSDQSIYAFRGADIRNIQDFEQDFPNATTIMLEQNYRSTQTILDAANAVISNNANRKPKKLWTSLGKGSPIIGYVADNAQGEASWVAQEIARLRGEDGINYSDIAIMYRANSQSRSLEDALIKSGLPYQLVGGTKFYERREVKDALAYLQSIANPDDDVNMRRILNVPKRGLGARAESQITSYAKENSISFWSTLNQIDKIAEQIGISSRTFNALKSFRDLMTSLIDFMEANDSKPSKVVENVLNQSGLLQDLRESKDPQDEFRVDNLSQLQSVAAEYEQNTPDANVAGFLETTALVADSDQLPDQGEDTGKVTLMTLHTAKGLEYPVVFLTGMEQGTFPHSRCVDNQKELCEERRLAYVGITRAKKILYVTWAAERSQWGKSAEMIQSQFLDEIPADLISWKRTEASVMRAGLRGAGSDFDRDFDSDFGSDGGWDDDSYTTYGGSSYRKSHYGKSYGSKSYGSNSYGNSYGSKSGKVTTRIARKSSASYQYQSSTSNLQSSSSSLSYKKQSLQEKDNHLNINDFHEGDKISHDTYGLGTVLKTQDKGRNSIITVDFGSDGVKRLMLRVAPIEKL; this is encoded by the coding sequence TTGAGCAAGTACGGTTATGATTTTGATTTGTTTGGCAATCCAGAAGATGACAGCGAGCAGAGTAATGCGCTTATTAATAAAGATATGACGAGCGAAGTTTCTGCTTCTACGGTTGCTGGCGACTTTTCCGTGCAATCTTCAAATTCCGTACAATCTTCCCAAACAGCTCAATCTTCTTCCGCTGCCCAATACGCTCAAACATCCGCACAATCTTCCGACCTACCCGAAATCAATCCACAATCACTCTTAGAAGGTCTAAATCCTCAGCAATATAAGGCTGTTCAATACGAGGGGCCCGCGCTTTTAATCGGTGCAGGTGCAGGCAGTGGCAAAACGCGTGTTCTTACGCGTCGAATTGCTTGGATTTTGGCTAATCGCAAGGCGTGGCCGAGTCAGATTCTTGCAATCACGTTTACTAACAAGGCTGCAGCTGAGATGCGTGAGCGTCTTGCGAACCTAATTGGCAATAATGCAAACAGCATGTGGGTTTCCACTTTCCATTCTGCTTGCGTTAAGATTCTTCGCGCTCATGGTGATTCAATCGGCTTAAAATCGGGCTTTTCTATCTACGATTCTTCGGATTGTGAGCGTCTTGTCAAAATAATCGAATCTGAATTGAATATCGACATTAAAAAGTTTACGCCTAAACTTTTATTGTCTAAGATATCTGATTTTAAAAATAATTTGGTTACTTGGCAGGAAAATCTTAAAAATTGTGCTCCAGATTATAAGCTAGGCGCGTCTGTATCTGGTGCATCTAGCTTTAATGCTGCTGGCAATGCTGATGCGCTTTACGCTGCTGTTTACGCGGAGTATCAAAATAGGCTTAACGTGTCGAATGCTGTTGATTTTGACGATTTGATTATGTTAACGGTTAGGCTTTTGCGCCAAAATCCGCAAGTTAGTGCGTATTATAGACGAAAGTTCCGCTACATTTTGGTTGACGAGTATCAGGATACTAATCACGCGCAATACGTGTTGATTCGTGAGCTTGCAGGTGTGGATGATGCAGGTGTGGATGATTATTCCGCAGATTTACCAGATTCATCAGTTTCACCAGATTCCACTCAACTTCCGCAGTCTTCAATCACGGTTGTTGGTGATTCAGACCAGTCGATTTATGCTTTCCGCGGTGCAGATATTCGCAATATTCAAGACTTTGAGCAGGATTTTCCAAACGCTACAACAATTATGTTGGAGCAGAATTATCGCTCTACGCAAACCATTTTGGATGCTGCAAATGCTGTAATCTCCAACAACGCTAATCGAAAGCCTAAAAAGTTGTGGACTTCTTTAGGTAAAGGTTCGCCGATTATTGGTTATGTTGCTGATAATGCGCAAGGTGAGGCTTCTTGGGTTGCTCAAGAAATCGCGCGTTTGCGTGGCGAAGATGGCATAAACTACTCGGATATTGCGATTATGTATCGCGCAAATTCGCAATCTCGTAGCTTGGAAGATGCGCTTATTAAGTCAGGTTTACCGTATCAGCTTGTTGGCGGAACTAAGTTCTATGAACGTCGCGAAGTCAAAGATGCGCTTGCTTACTTGCAATCTATTGCAAATCCTGATGACGATGTCAATATGCGCCGCATTTTAAACGTTCCAAAGCGTGGTCTTGGAGCACGTGCTGAGTCGCAGATTACGTCTTATGCAAAAGAAAATTCTATAAGTTTTTGGTCTACTCTTAATCAGATAGATAAGATTGCAGAACAAATTGGTATTTCATCTCGAACTTTTAATGCGCTTAAGAGTTTTAGGGATCTTATGACTTCGCTTATCGACTTTATGGAAGCTAACGATTCCAAGCCTTCTAAGGTTGTAGAGAACGTGCTTAATCAAAGCGGATTGTTGCAGGATTTGCGAGAGTCTAAGGACCCTCAAGACGAATTTAGAGTAGATAATTTGTCTCAATTGCAATCGGTTGCAGCTGAATATGAACAGAATACGCCTGATGCTAATGTTGCTGGTTTTTTGGAGACTACGGCTTTAGTTGCAGATTCGGATCAGCTTCCAGACCAGGGCGAAGATACTGGAAAAGTTACGCTTATGACACTTCATACAGCTAAAGGTTTGGAATATCCTGTTGTGTTTTTGACTGGAATGGAGCAGGGCACTTTCCCTCATTCGCGTTGTGTTGACAATCAAAAGGAGCTTTGCGAGGAGCGTCGTCTTGCATACGTTGGTATAACTCGCGCTAAGAAGATTTTGTATGTCACTTGGGCGGCTGAGAGATCACAATGGGGCAAGTCTGCGGAAATGATTCAAAGCCAGTTTTTGGACGAGATTCCTGCGGATTTGATTTCTTGGAAGCGCACTGAGGCATCTGTTATGCGAGCTGGGCTTAGGGGAGCGGGTAGTGATTTTGACCGCGATTTTGACAGTGACTTTGGAAGCGATGGCGGTTGGGACGATGATTCGTACACCACTTACGGCGGATCGAGTTACAGAAAATCGCATTATGGCAAGTCTTATGGTTCAAAGTCTTATGGCTCTAATTCATATGGCAATTCATATGGTTCAAAGTCTGGAAAAGTCACCACTCGAATCGCCAGAAAATCTAGTGCATCCTACCAGTATCAATCATCCACATCAAATTTGCAGTCATCTTCATCATCATTGTCTTACAAAAAACAGAGTTTGCAAGAAAAGGACAATCACTTAAACATCAATGATTTCCACGAAGGTGACAAAATTTCTCACGACACTTACGGTCTTGGAACTGTTCTTAAAACGCAAGACAAGGGAAGAAACTCAATTATTACAGTTGACTTTGGTTCGGATGGTGTAAAAAGACTTATGTTAAGAGTTGCACCGATTGAGAAATTGTAA
- a CDS encoding xanthine phosphoribosyltransferase has protein sequence MQELEERIQKEGIVKPGNVLKVDAFLNHQCDCALFDAMGAAWAEHFKNSQINKILTIESSGIGIACVAARHFGNVPVVFAKKAQSINLDGDQYVSTVFSFTKQREFPVIVSRKYLNADDRVLILDDFLANGKALQGLIDICHHAGATVAGIGIAIEKGFQGGGDALREAGYDLDSLAIVDAMDPNDGSITFRK, from the coding sequence GTGCAAGAACTTGAAGAACGCATCCAAAAAGAAGGCATTGTTAAGCCGGGAAATGTTTTGAAAGTTGACGCATTCCTTAACCACCAGTGCGATTGCGCGCTTTTTGACGCAATGGGCGCAGCTTGGGCGGAGCATTTTAAAAATTCACAAATAAACAAAATTCTAACAATTGAGTCTTCGGGAATCGGAATCGCGTGCGTTGCGGCTCGTCATTTCGGAAACGTTCCAGTGGTTTTTGCAAAGAAAGCGCAATCGATCAATCTAGACGGAGACCAATACGTGTCTACCGTATTCTCGTTCACAAAGCAGCGCGAGTTCCCAGTGATTGTGTCTAGAAAGTATTTAAACGCAGACGACCGTGTTTTAATTTTGGACGATTTTTTGGCTAATGGCAAAGCTTTACAAGGGTTGATTGACATTTGCCACCACGCTGGAGCCACAGTTGCTGGCATCGGTATTGCAATTGAAAAAGGCTTCCAAGGCGGCGGAGATGCATTGCGCGAAGCTGGGTATGATTTGGATTCGCTTGCGATTGTGGACGCAATGGATCCTAACGATGGGTCAATCACCTTCCGCAAATAG
- a CDS encoding thiolase family protein, with amino-acid sequence MSDVVIVSAARTPIGKFGGALKSLTSVELGTIAAKAAIERAKISPKSVDQAIFGNVLQAGSGQNVARQIALSSGLDESSCAMTINEVCGSGLKAIRLAQTAICMGDAQIVVAGGTESMSNVPFYAQNVRFGGLRYGNSALVDGLKKDGLCDAFTGKEMGVTAENVAAKFGISREQQDAFALKSHQKAVFAQNNGDFDAEITPVQLYDGTVINRDEHPRANTSMEQLAKLKTLFKADFDVREANETREANFSAKHSPTVTAGNASGINDGAAALVLMSKDYAIEHEIDYLAEIVGFAEGGISPDLMGYAPKHVMERMLKNTGYTVENIDLFEINEAFAAQSIAVCQQLNINESKLNIRGGAIALGHPLGASGARILTTLLYALRDNHMQNGVAALCVGGGIGVSMQVRMRK; translated from the coding sequence ATGAGTGATGTTGTGATTGTAAGCGCAGCGCGCACACCGATAGGAAAATTCGGAGGCGCATTAAAATCGCTCACATCGGTTGAGTTAGGAACAATCGCAGCAAAAGCCGCAATCGAACGCGCAAAAATCAGTCCAAAATCTGTAGATCAAGCGATTTTTGGCAACGTGCTTCAAGCAGGCAGCGGTCAAAACGTTGCGCGCCAAATCGCCCTTAGCTCGGGGCTTGATGAGTCAAGTTGTGCAATGACAATCAACGAAGTTTGCGGATCTGGTCTTAAAGCCATACGACTCGCGCAGACGGCGATTTGCATGGGCGACGCACAGATTGTAGTTGCTGGCGGCACGGAAAGCATGAGCAACGTGCCTTTTTATGCACAAAACGTGCGATTTGGTGGACTTCGCTACGGCAACAGCGCACTGGTTGATGGACTAAAAAAAGACGGTCTTTGTGACGCTTTTACTGGCAAAGAAATGGGAGTTACCGCGGAAAACGTGGCTGCAAAATTTGGAATATCGCGCGAGCAGCAAGACGCTTTCGCATTAAAATCTCACCAAAAAGCTGTTTTTGCACAAAATAATGGCGATTTTGACGCAGAAATTACGCCAGTGCAGCTTTATGACGGAACTGTGATTAACCGCGATGAACATCCGCGAGCCAACACGTCTATGGAGCAGCTTGCTAAGCTTAAAACGTTGTTTAAAGCGGATTTTGATGTGCGCGAGGCGAATGAAACTCGCGAGGCGAATTTTAGCGCAAAACACTCGCCTACTGTAACCGCTGGAAACGCGAGTGGCATCAACGATGGCGCCGCAGCACTCGTCTTGATGAGCAAAGACTACGCAATCGAGCACGAAATCGACTATTTGGCAGAAATCGTGGGATTTGCAGAAGGCGGAATCAGCCCAGATCTTATGGGATACGCGCCAAAACACGTTATGGAACGCATGCTAAAAAACACGGGCTACACCGTTGAAAACATTGACCTTTTTGAGATTAACGAAGCGTTTGCCGCACAAAGCATAGCGGTATGCCAGCAGCTGAACATTAACGAAAGCAAACTGAACATAAGAGGCGGAGCAATCGCTCTCGGACATCCTTTGGGCGCTAGTGGAGCCAGAATTTTGACAACACTTCTTTACGCACTTAGAGACAATCACATGCAAAACGGTGTTGCAGCTCTGTGCGTGGGAGGCGGAATTGGAGTGAGCATGCAAGTTAGGATGCGAAAGTAG